A window of Anomalospiza imberbis isolate Cuckoo-Finch-1a 21T00152 chromosome 4, ASM3175350v1, whole genome shotgun sequence contains these coding sequences:
- the POMK gene encoding protein O-mannose kinase encodes MEKKPHFVRRELFPREVPSISLALLLAAVLLLNALLYLYLNKFSSSLGRVETDSGLCPFGHFKFGAVKNCSPWLSCEAINREVRKLKCVGEGAVKKVFLSEWKEKKVVLSQLTNPELKEDFLHGLKMLKALQSKHVVRLLGYCEQQFTILTEYHPLGSLRSLNETLHIPKYKGMNTWHRRLMLAIDYVSIIRYLHSSPLGTLVMCDSNDLDKVLSQYLLTSDFHVLVNDLDALPLVNRSAGRLVKCGHRELQGEFVAPEQRWPYGEDVPFEDDLMPPYDEKTDIWKIPDVSNFFLGHVEGSDIVRLHLFDIHAACKKTDPAERPSAQEVLDTYRKVLTLLIREAAIPGTREML; translated from the exons ATGGAAAAGAAACCGCATTTTGTTAGGAGGGAGTTATTTCCCAGAGAGGTGCCGTCCATCTCACTGGCGTTACTGCTTGCAGCCGTCCTGCTCCTTAATGCCCTTCTCTACCTGTACCTCAATAAGTTTTCCAGCTCTCTGGGACGTGTCGAAACGGACTCTGGCCTCTGCCCTTTTGGACATTTCAAATTCGGAGCGGTGAAGAATTGTTCCCCGTGGCTTTCCTGCGAGGCCATAAATAGGGAAGTCAGGAAACTCAAGTGTGTTGGTGAAGGTGCTGTGAAAAAG GTCTTCCTTTCTgagtggaaggaaaagaaagtggTCCTTTCACAGCTTACCAACCCAGAGCTGAAGGAGGACTTTCTCCATGGACTGAAGATGCTGAAAGCCCTTCAGAGCAAGCATGTTGTCCGGCTGCTTGGCTACTGTGAGCAGCAGTTCACAATCCTCACAGAGTACCATCCTCTTGGTTCACTGAGAAGCCTGAATGAAACTCTCCACATTCCCAAATACAAGGGCATGAACACCTGGCATCGCAGGCTGATGCTTGCTATAGACTACGTGAGTATCATTCGGTACCTACACAGCAGCCCCCTGGGCACCTTAGTGATGTGCGACTCAAATGACCTGGACAAGGTTCTCTCCCAGTATCTCCTGACAAGTGACTTTCACGTTCTGGTGAATGATTTGGATGCCTTGCCTCTTGTGAACAGGAGTGCTGGCAGGCTGGTGAAATGTGGTCACAGGGAACTCCAGGGTGAGTTTGTAGCTCCTGAGCAGCGTTGGCCCTATGGAGAAGATGTGCCATTTGAAGATGACCTCATGCCTCCCTATGACGAGAAAACAGACATCTGGAAAATCCCAGATGTCTCCAATTTTTTCTTGGGCCATGTTGAAGGAAGTGACATTGTACGACTGCATCTGTTTGACATCCATGCAGCATGTAAGAAGACGGACCCGGCAGAACGGCCCTCTGCCCAAGAGGTCTTAGACACCTACAGGAAAGTTTTAACTCTGCTTATTCGGGAAGCAGCCATACCTGGTACTAGAGAAATGTTATAG